In one Nitrososphaera viennensis EN76 genomic region, the following are encoded:
- a CDS encoding Fe(2+)-trafficking protein has product MSGKTCLKCGKPIDAPSEDPAADKYPACNACWKEWTTYAIMVMNELRLDMSLPEHRKALRKYERAFFGLEKGIGEIEKKPEQPPSH; this is encoded by the coding sequence ATGAGCGGCAAGACCTGCCTGAAGTGCGGCAAGCCGATAGACGCGCCGTCAGAAGACCCGGCCGCCGACAAGTACCCGGCATGCAACGCGTGCTGGAAAGAGTGGACGACGTACGCCATCATGGTGATGAACGAGCTCAGGCTCGACATGTCCCTTCCGGAGCACAGAAAGGCGTTGCGCAAGTACGAAAGGGCGTTCTTTGGCCTTGAGAAAGGCATCGGCGAGATAGAGAAAAAGCCCGAGCAGCCGCCGTCACATTAG
- a CDS encoding mechanosensitive ion channel family protein: MSIEISSILALLTTFQVAGGNDLAAPIVNSLNEFGTTIGRALPNIVAALVLLGIGYLVGKIAGWAVSKVIKKLNLDKHWSKSGIGQATVSTGWSMSRIFGTATKWFIYLFFIAAAVNVLQFPQISQAINSVWLWVPNVVAFLLVLVIGSLLADFVGSWLQNELPRRGIIAGKTIGLAITGIFYAIVLTVAVTQLGIGQTILNSVITALVWGIAAALAIGFGVGLAYGLKEAIPSIIKGNTLVQPAIKQGQKISFNQHRGVVQEVGAFSVIIKDEAGRTVVIPTKNLIDEEIIVESGPNPETQERMMERGGGSPSSYSAAA; the protein is encoded by the coding sequence ATGAGCATCGAAATCTCCAGTATACTTGCGCTCCTGACTACTTTTCAGGTAGCGGGAGGAAACGATCTGGCGGCCCCGATCGTAAATTCATTAAATGAATTCGGAACAACGATAGGGCGCGCCCTGCCAAATATTGTAGCAGCGCTTGTCCTCCTAGGAATCGGATATCTGGTAGGCAAGATTGCAGGGTGGGCAGTCTCCAAAGTCATAAAGAAACTCAACCTGGATAAACACTGGAGCAAAAGCGGGATCGGGCAGGCGACGGTAAGCACCGGCTGGAGCATGTCCAGGATTTTTGGAACAGCCACAAAGTGGTTCATCTACCTCTTCTTCATAGCCGCGGCGGTAAACGTGCTGCAATTCCCGCAGATATCGCAGGCGATCAACAGTGTGTGGCTGTGGGTTCCAAACGTCGTTGCCTTTTTGCTGGTGCTGGTGATAGGTTCGCTTCTTGCAGACTTTGTTGGAAGCTGGCTGCAAAATGAGCTTCCAAGGAGGGGAATCATAGCAGGCAAGACAATCGGCCTTGCCATAACCGGGATATTCTATGCCATAGTCCTGACAGTGGCAGTCACGCAGCTGGGCATCGGGCAGACCATACTGAACTCTGTCATAACCGCGCTGGTATGGGGGATAGCGGCGGCACTGGCGATTGGTTTTGGAGTAGGCCTCGCATACGGGTTGAAAGAGGCCATCCCTTCGATCATCAAGGGCAATACGCTCGTACAGCCGGCCATAAAGCAGGGACAGAAGATCTCGTTCAACCAGCACAGAGGCGTCGTACAGGAAGTCGGTGCATTTAGCGTAATAATAAAGGACGAGGCAGGAAGGACCGTGGTGATCCCGACAAAGAACCTCATAGACGAAGAAATAATCGTGGAATCGGGTCCAAACCCTGAAACGCAAGAAAGGATGATGGAAAGAGGAGGAGGATCACCATCGTCGTATTCTGCGGCAGCATAA
- a CDS encoding arginase family protein: MLDKGFFDLFLVPEKTRAGYSFADTPVRISFQEAKVAVYGVPLDATTSFGKGTARGPEAIRLTSARQIETFVLDEKADIYELSPIFDLGDIKMPKGRGAKTVLAYLDRTIPQVVSTLREKDKIPVMLGGEHTLSYYQLRALAGEKPFVIHFDAHRDMKAEYEGMKFCHTTPFYHLLEYIPGEDFVQIGIRQTDREENDTAIKSGVTTFDAWQVHDDLEKVADFLAKKTAGRNIYISFDIDAYDLPYVPCTGTPEPYGLDPFQVLRLIKAIHPSAKLVGMDMVEVGLKNDDYREGALATQTLLRILSRKYAR, encoded by the coding sequence GTGTTGGACAAGGGCTTTTTCGACCTGTTTTTGGTGCCGGAAAAGACAAGGGCAGGCTATAGCTTTGCCGACACTCCTGTCAGGATCTCGTTCCAGGAAGCCAAGGTGGCAGTCTATGGCGTGCCTCTTGACGCGACCACGTCGTTTGGCAAGGGCACGGCGAGAGGGCCGGAGGCAATCAGGCTCACGTCTGCCCGGCAGATAGAGACTTTTGTGCTGGACGAAAAGGCCGACATTTACGAGCTGAGCCCGATATTCGACCTTGGCGACATAAAGATGCCAAAGGGCAGGGGCGCAAAGACTGTGCTTGCGTACCTTGACAGGACGATTCCACAGGTCGTATCTACGCTGCGGGAAAAGGACAAGATTCCCGTGATGCTCGGTGGCGAGCACACGCTTTCATACTACCAGCTAAGGGCGCTGGCAGGCGAAAAGCCGTTTGTCATACACTTTGACGCCCACCGCGACATGAAGGCCGAGTACGAGGGCATGAAGTTCTGCCACACGACTCCGTTCTACCATTTGCTGGAGTACATACCGGGCGAGGATTTCGTGCAGATAGGCATCCGCCAGACCGACAGGGAGGAAAACGACACTGCCATCAAGAGCGGCGTGACAACGTTTGACGCGTGGCAGGTGCACGACGACCTTGAAAAGGTAGCGGATTTTCTTGCCAAAAAGACGGCAGGCAGGAACATCTACATCTCGTTTGACATCGACGCTTATGACCTTCCGTACGTGCCCTGTACGGGGACGCCCGAGCCGTACGGCCTCGACCCGTTTCAGGTATTGCGCCTGATAAAGGCAATACACCCGTCAGCCAAGCTGGTAGGCATGGACATGGTCGAAGTCGGCCTGAAAAACGACGATTACCGCGAGGGCGCGCTTGCCACGCAGACCCTGTTGCGGATACTGTCGCGCAAGTACGCGCGCTAG
- a CDS encoding threonine--tRNA ligase — translation MRLLQLHSDFIEYEPIEKEIKSAEDISSKAKVKLEDLVVAFVAVETDDDESVAKAAAGEIKKFMDTVKASRLLVYPYAHLSSDLAAPDVAAGIVKAVESFAKESVDEVHRSPFGWTKSFNIKVKGHPLAENAKAISKQATEDVHLHEHEHEHDEGKESTALKNEEKLKSFWYVLQPGGILTPVSEYKFKKQDANLQTLTNYEISKNRAVNQQPEHVRLMKKMAIADYEPASDVGNMRFYPKGRLMKSLIEQYVTRRVMEYGGIEVETPIMYDSKHPSMESYFNRFPARQYNIQSDNKQLFLRFAACFGQFLIAKDMNVSYKHMPFKLYELTRYSFRREKSGELVGLRRLRAFTMPDCHAFCKDLAQAKEEFRKRFELSISVLNALGLQNEDVEMAIRFTEDFWNENKDFITELINKFGRPVLAEVWKERFFYFTLKWEFNYVDGLGKASALSTDQIDVENGKRYNIEYVDEDGTKKNPIILHNSPSGAVERVMYALMEKAAKVSKTGGIPSFPLWLAHTQVRVISVAKEHLQFCDNLLAQLSANQIRADVDDRDESVGKKIRESETEWIRYTVVIGDKEVASGKLMVRDRNEGKQREMTVQELIDEVKAQTKDKPYLPLNLPRYVSVRPQIMA, via the coding sequence ATGCGTCTGCTGCAACTTCATTCTGATTTTATCGAGTACGAGCCCATCGAGAAGGAGATCAAAAGCGCCGAGGACATTTCTTCAAAGGCCAAGGTAAAACTGGAAGATCTTGTCGTGGCTTTCGTTGCAGTAGAGACCGACGACGACGAAAGCGTTGCCAAGGCGGCGGCAGGAGAGATCAAGAAATTCATGGACACCGTAAAGGCGTCAAGGCTTCTCGTCTACCCGTACGCGCACCTGAGCTCCGACCTTGCGGCGCCGGACGTGGCGGCAGGCATTGTAAAGGCGGTTGAAAGCTTTGCCAAAGAGTCAGTAGATGAAGTGCACAGGTCGCCCTTTGGCTGGACCAAGTCGTTCAACATCAAGGTCAAGGGCCATCCGCTGGCAGAAAACGCCAAGGCGATTTCCAAGCAAGCAACAGAAGACGTTCACCTACACGAGCACGAACACGAACACGACGAGGGCAAAGAATCTACAGCATTAAAGAACGAGGAGAAGCTAAAGTCGTTCTGGTACGTGCTGCAGCCGGGAGGCATTCTGACCCCCGTCAGCGAATACAAGTTCAAAAAGCAGGATGCAAACCTCCAGACGCTCACAAACTATGAAATTTCAAAGAACCGCGCCGTGAACCAGCAGCCAGAGCACGTGCGCCTGATGAAAAAGATGGCAATAGCCGATTACGAGCCGGCATCAGACGTCGGCAACATGCGCTTTTATCCCAAGGGGCGCCTGATGAAGTCGCTCATCGAGCAGTACGTGACCCGCCGGGTGATGGAGTACGGCGGCATCGAAGTGGAAACGCCAATCATGTACGATTCAAAGCACCCATCGATGGAGAGCTACTTTAACCGCTTTCCTGCAAGGCAGTACAACATACAGTCTGATAATAAACAACTATTCTTGAGATTTGCGGCGTGCTTTGGGCAATTCCTGATAGCAAAGGACATGAACGTGTCGTACAAGCACATGCCCTTCAAGCTCTATGAATTGACGCGCTACTCTTTCAGGCGCGAAAAGTCCGGCGAGCTCGTAGGTTTGCGCCGGCTGCGCGCCTTTACAATGCCGGACTGCCACGCGTTCTGCAAGGACCTTGCGCAGGCAAAGGAGGAGTTCCGCAAGCGCTTTGAGCTTTCGATAAGCGTGCTAAATGCGCTTGGCCTCCAGAACGAGGACGTCGAGATGGCAATCAGGTTCACTGAGGATTTCTGGAACGAGAATAAGGACTTTATCACGGAGCTGATAAACAAGTTCGGTAGGCCGGTGCTTGCAGAGGTGTGGAAGGAGCGGTTCTTTTATTTCACGCTGAAATGGGAGTTCAACTACGTCGACGGCCTCGGCAAGGCGTCGGCGCTTTCAACAGACCAGATAGACGTGGAAAACGGCAAGCGCTACAACATCGAGTACGTGGACGAGGACGGCACGAAAAAGAACCCGATAATACTGCACAACTCGCCTTCGGGCGCGGTCGAGCGCGTGATGTATGCGCTGATGGAAAAGGCGGCCAAGGTGTCAAAGACGGGCGGCATACCGTCGTTTCCGCTGTGGCTTGCGCACACGCAGGTGCGCGTCATCTCGGTGGCAAAGGAGCATTTGCAGTTCTGCGACAACCTGCTTGCGCAGCTGTCTGCAAACCAGATCCGCGCCGACGTTGACGACAGGGACGAGTCTGTCGGAAAGAAGATCCGCGAGTCAGAGACAGAGTGGATACGCTACACCGTAGTCATCGGCGACAAGGAAGTGGCTTCCGGCAAGCTGATGGTGCGCGACAGAAACGAGGGCAAGCAGCGCGAGATGACCGTGCAGGAGCTGATAGACGAGGTAAAGGCGCAGACAAAGGACAAGCCCTACCTGCCGCTGAACCTGCCAAGGTACGTTTCGGTCAGGCCGCAGATAATGGCCTAA
- a CDS encoding winged helix-turn-helix domain-containing protein produces MPNNNRTHISIIADILDTARQYSYEGYDEGAPVTHLIRKANVPHRRLSSIVSELKAYGLLSEAPDSKYRISEKGMEFLNSYNQFKGFAESFGLKV; encoded by the coding sequence ATGCCGAATAACAACAGGACGCACATCAGCATCATAGCCGACATACTGGACACGGCAAGGCAGTACAGCTACGAGGGCTATGACGAAGGCGCTCCCGTCACCCACCTCATCAGAAAGGCAAACGTGCCTCACCGCCGGCTCTCGTCCATCGTTTCGGAGCTAAAGGCGTACGGCCTCCTAAGCGAGGCGCCCGACTCGAAATACCGCATAAGCGAGAAGGGTATGGAGTTCCTGAACTCGTACAACCAGTTCAAGGGCTTTGCCGAGAGCTTTGGCCTCAAGGTATAG
- a CDS encoding zinc ribbon domain-containing protein translates to MGGKLYSRAINMDGSLKPVLKRQIMFLAASLGAGLVLTYFFGFLVGLAANVAIFVAAIFYIRYRQTKALGSFGFGSDTAGRGHMSEGVKLKYVCLACGTEVKGTRCSSCGSNMKKPLF, encoded by the coding sequence ATGGGCGGCAAGTTATACTCAAGAGCGATAAATATGGACGGCAGCCTCAAGCCGGTACTAAAGCGCCAGATAATGTTCCTGGCGGCAAGCCTCGGGGCAGGGCTTGTTTTGACCTACTTTTTCGGCTTTCTGGTAGGCCTGGCTGCAAACGTTGCGATATTTGTCGCGGCCATCTTTTACATACGCTACCGCCAGACAAAGGCGCTCGGGTCGTTTGGCTTTGGAAGCGACACTGCCGGAAGGGGCCACATGAGCGAGGGAGTGAAGTTGAAGTATGTTTGTTTGGCCTGCGGCACAGAGGTCAAGGGTACAAGGTGCTCCAGCTGCGGCTCGAACATGAAAAAGCCGCTCTTTTAG
- a CDS encoding PDDEXK family nuclease, producing MTSSTRWRKLLIGLVILGGIVDVSVATWIAVAGGDVSNPDLQSLLIGWTVVLNLVIIVISALAIKKGLSRRRKQQRHFHSSLQTHRPSDFRRTYTTINGETVKSMGEKLLADYFYQNDIRYQYERTAWTTDNKLKHRRMISKPDFYLPDYDLYVEYWGMVDTEDESNRADYIKSMKWKMARYDENKIKFISIYPKDLDDLDRIVRAKMSESARTGRDRRDRFS from the coding sequence ATGACTAGTAGTACGCGGTGGCGAAAGCTCCTGATAGGTCTGGTGATTCTTGGCGGCATCGTGGACGTTTCGGTCGCGACTTGGATTGCTGTTGCTGGTGGTGATGTTTCCAATCCAGACTTGCAATCCCTCCTGATTGGGTGGACTGTCGTTTTGAACCTAGTGATAATAGTAATTTCTGCGCTGGCGATCAAGAAGGGGCTATCGCGGCGACGGAAGCAGCAGCGCCACTTCCATAGCTCTCTGCAAACCCACCGTCCAAGCGATTTTCGCCGCACCTACACCACGATAAATGGTGAAACGGTGAAAAGCATGGGAGAGAAGCTCTTGGCAGACTACTTTTACCAAAACGACATCCGATACCAGTACGAAAGGACGGCATGGACTACTGACAACAAGCTCAAGCACAGAAGGATGATTTCCAAGCCTGATTTTTACCTGCCGGATTATGACCTGTACGTGGAATACTGGGGAATGGTGGATACGGAGGACGAAAGCAATAGGGCAGACTATATCAAATCAATGAAATGGAAAATGGCCAGGTACGATGAAAACAAAATCAAGTTCATATCCATCTATCCAAAGGATCTGGACGACTTGGACCGGATTGTCCGGGCAAAAATGAGCGAATCTGCACGTACAGGCCGGGACAGAAGAGACAGGTTCTCCTAG
- a CDS encoding adenylosuccinate synthetase has protein sequence MPCLVTVGGFFGDEGKGKIVAYLAKKDNPVIAVRGGVGPNAGHTFAFEGKEYKVRMLPSAALNPATRLLIGAGVLVNPQVLLKEIEMFRADDRTYVDAQCGIIEQSHIDRDKSEDHLKGKIGTTGTGTGPANADRALRTLKLARDVPELSLFVEDVSNSVNYALENNEKVLVEGTQGTYLSLFHGGYPFVTSKDVTASGICSDIGIGPKKVDDVLVVFKAYVTRVGGGPLANELSEDEAKKRGWMEFGSVTGRQRRAAPFDFVLAKKSIRINSATQIAVTKLDVLFPSCAGVRQYEKMPAEARKFIEEIEGELGVKATLVGTGPDLEDVVDRRR, from the coding sequence ATGCCGTGCCTTGTGACAGTAGGCGGATTCTTTGGCGACGAGGGAAAGGGCAAGATAGTAGCGTACCTGGCAAAGAAGGACAACCCGGTTATTGCGGTGCGCGGCGGAGTGGGACCAAATGCCGGCCACACTTTTGCATTTGAGGGCAAGGAGTACAAGGTGCGCATGCTTCCAAGCGCGGCGCTCAACCCGGCGACCCGGCTCCTGATAGGCGCCGGCGTGCTCGTAAACCCGCAGGTTTTGCTAAAGGAGATTGAGATGTTCAGGGCAGACGACAGGACCTACGTCGACGCCCAGTGCGGCATCATCGAGCAGTCGCACATTGACCGCGATAAGAGCGAGGATCACCTGAAGGGCAAGATCGGAACTACTGGGACTGGAACCGGCCCGGCAAACGCGGACAGGGCGCTTCGCACGCTGAAACTTGCCCGCGACGTGCCGGAACTTTCATTGTTCGTTGAAGACGTCAGCAACTCGGTCAACTATGCGCTTGAGAACAACGAAAAGGTGCTGGTGGAGGGGACGCAGGGCACGTATTTGTCGTTGTTTCACGGCGGCTACCCGTTTGTCACTTCAAAGGACGTCACGGCGTCCGGCATCTGCTCCGACATCGGAATCGGGCCGAAAAAGGTTGACGACGTGCTCGTGGTGTTCAAGGCGTACGTGACGAGGGTCGGCGGAGGGCCGCTTGCAAACGAGCTGTCTGAGGACGAGGCTAAAAAGCGCGGCTGGATGGAGTTTGGCAGCGTGACTGGCAGGCAGAGGAGGGCGGCGCCGTTTGATTTCGTCCTTGCGAAAAAGTCGATAAGGATAAACAGCGCGACGCAGATCGCAGTCACAAAGCTCGACGTGCTGTTCCCCTCGTGCGCAGGCGTGCGCCAGTATGAAAAGATGCCGGCCGAGGCAAGAAAGTTCATCGAGGAAATAGAGGGCGAGCTGGGAGTAAAGGCGACGCTCGTAGGCACCGGCCCGGACCTTGAGGACGTAGTCGACAGAAGGCGTTAG
- a CDS encoding luciferase domain-containing protein — translation MVANTLERVKSELLSWPGVVTKTHRFGGTEFDLNGREMGHMHGSSWADLPFPMKVRKELVEKGKVSPHHILPESGWVTFYVRSDEDVQTLIGLFRMQYERLGGSSNNNKKLRQ, via the coding sequence ATGGTGGCAAACACGCTAGAGAGGGTGAAAAGCGAGCTTCTCTCATGGCCGGGCGTGGTAACCAAGACCCACAGGTTTGGCGGGACCGAGTTTGACCTGAACGGCCGCGAGATGGGACACATGCACGGCTCAAGCTGGGCCGACCTGCCGTTTCCGATGAAAGTGAGAAAAGAGCTGGTTGAAAAGGGAAAGGTATCCCCGCACCACATCCTGCCGGAGTCCGGCTGGGTGACATTTTACGTCCGCAGCGACGAGGACGTGCAGACGCTCATCGGATTGTTCAGGATGCAGTACGAGAGGCTGGGCGGCAGCAGCAACAACAACAAAAAATTACGACAATAA
- a CDS encoding orotidine 5'-phosphate decarboxylase produces the protein MTSSSSSFSQRMAQLAGKKKSRIVVALDPAANKRNLKQFAIRTIDAVAGEACAVKFNFHLLLPLSSREIAEVTKRAHSRRLLCIADIKLNDIGDTNEVALEHLAKMGFDAAIANPFMGANTLASLAKKAHALGMGLIALVYMSHPDAADGYGLQAHGGMMMYRIFLDRAIKAYVDGIVVGATQADILNEISEKKKELKISLPVYSPGVGAQGGDARQAVKSGSDYLIIGRSIFQAKDQAAAARRFRLLAASPSP, from the coding sequence ATGACTAGCTCATCATCCTCCTTTTCGCAGCGGATGGCACAGCTGGCAGGGAAAAAGAAGAGCAGGATAGTGGTGGCGCTCGACCCTGCCGCAAACAAGCGCAACCTAAAGCAGTTTGCGATAAGGACCATAGACGCGGTGGCAGGCGAAGCCTGCGCAGTCAAGTTCAACTTTCACCTCCTGCTCCCGCTGTCATCTAGGGAGATTGCAGAGGTGACCAAGAGGGCGCACAGCCGCCGCCTCCTGTGCATAGCAGACATCAAGCTGAACGACATCGGCGACACCAACGAGGTCGCGCTTGAGCACCTCGCCAAGATGGGCTTTGACGCCGCGATAGCAAACCCGTTCATGGGCGCAAACACGCTTGCGTCGCTTGCAAAAAAGGCGCACGCGCTGGGAATGGGCCTCATTGCGCTTGTGTACATGAGCCACCCGGATGCGGCAGACGGGTACGGCCTGCAGGCACACGGCGGCATGATGATGTACAGGATATTTCTTGACAGGGCAATCAAGGCCTATGTCGACGGCATCGTGGTCGGCGCGACGCAGGCAGACATACTGAATGAAATATCCGAGAAAAAGAAAGAGCTGAAAATTTCACTTCCAGTGTATTCGCCGGGCGTCGGCGCGCAGGGAGGCGACGCAAGGCAGGCGGTCAAAAGCGGCTCGGACTATTTGATAATCGGAAGGTCGATATTCCAGGCAAAGGACCAGGCGGCGGCGGCGCGCCGGTTCAGGCTGCTGGCGGCTTCTCCTTCTCCATGA
- a CDS encoding DNA-directed DNA polymerase I, whose product MAQQEVFSQERRKRFDDLPELPENRPALLLSAVYSGEERKVYLKFYDPRDNVIYHWRDRTGHLPYAYSKIQYADAVDQIVEKETKYKVERMKKKDVIADQEIDVLKITAPDPLSIGGTDNSLREKVRCWEADIKYHENYLYDRGLIPGTYYVRHGDKIEQHMYKISDKVEFELKGLLWDKIKEEGEGGKEYRQYVTTWANLLNQPIPELKRVAVDIEVESEEGRMPTPRDHDRRVTAVGFAGSDGLRKVLVLGENMVDNGKPLIKEAEVCKSEKELLEKAFAVINSYPIVLTFNGDDFDLPYLYARSQDARISSDGRAIPKDAVPIIVKKESFIKHGMQAEPVGIRHGVHIDLFRTFQNRSIQIYAFSRKYTEFTLNAICEALLEDTKLEFEGDISDLPMQTLAEYCMKDADLTFRLTSFGDNLLMKLLVVIARIGRLSVDDIARFGVNQWIRGILYYEHRQRNELIPRTDELHEKGTASTAAVIKEKKYRGGEVVEPTPGIHFNVVVLDFASLYPSIIKVHNLSYETINCVHPQCRETGKIEGTTHWVCQQRKGLSSLLIGSLRDLRVNYYKFLSKDKTLPAQERQLYNVVSQAIKVILNASYGVMGAEIFPLYCLPVADATAAIGRNTINATIDKCKELGIEVVYGDTDSLFLKEPSQESINKVVTWAKDQLGVDLEIDKQYRYVVFSDLKKNYLGVLPDGTVDVKGLTGKKSHTPPFIRNAFYEILSILGRVGSQKDFESAKESIKNIIQRDAKNLESHKIPMPDLSFNVMINKSLASYGKKVNSVKTMDGKAAQVETYKGLPQHIKAAKLLADRGKEIKAGDIISYVKTKNGDGVKPVELAKAEEIDTEKYLEAMESTFDQVLGALSFDFKSMLGKPRQQSLDELFWSKPSM is encoded by the coding sequence TTGGCGCAGCAGGAGGTTTTTTCACAGGAAAGGAGGAAGCGCTTTGATGACCTTCCCGAGCTCCCCGAGAACAGGCCGGCTCTTTTGCTTTCCGCAGTCTACTCTGGCGAAGAAAGAAAGGTCTATTTGAAATTCTACGATCCCCGCGACAACGTAATTTACCACTGGCGCGACAGGACAGGCCACCTGCCGTACGCCTACAGCAAGATCCAGTACGCTGACGCGGTGGACCAGATAGTGGAAAAAGAGACGAAATACAAGGTCGAGCGCATGAAGAAAAAAGACGTAATCGCCGATCAAGAGATTGATGTATTAAAGATAACCGCGCCAGACCCGCTTTCCATAGGCGGCACCGACAACAGCCTGCGCGAAAAGGTGCGCTGCTGGGAAGCCGATATAAAATATCACGAAAACTACCTTTACGACCGCGGCCTGATACCGGGCACCTACTACGTCAGACACGGCGACAAGATAGAGCAGCACATGTACAAGATCTCTGACAAGGTCGAGTTTGAGCTCAAGGGCCTGCTGTGGGACAAGATAAAGGAGGAGGGCGAAGGGGGCAAGGAATACAGGCAATATGTAACAACATGGGCCAACCTGCTCAACCAGCCCATACCGGAGTTAAAACGCGTTGCAGTAGACATTGAAGTCGAGTCGGAGGAGGGCAGGATGCCTACGCCCCGCGACCACGACAGGCGCGTCACCGCGGTGGGCTTTGCGGGAAGCGACGGCCTGCGCAAAGTCCTGGTGCTTGGCGAGAACATGGTCGACAACGGCAAGCCCCTCATCAAGGAGGCAGAGGTGTGCAAGAGCGAAAAAGAGCTTTTGGAAAAAGCCTTTGCGGTAATCAACTCTTATCCCATAGTCCTGACGTTCAACGGCGACGACTTTGATCTGCCGTACCTCTATGCACGCTCGCAGGACGCGCGCATCAGCAGCGACGGCAGGGCGATTCCAAAAGACGCCGTGCCCATAATCGTCAAGAAAGAGTCGTTCATCAAGCACGGCATGCAGGCCGAGCCGGTGGGGATTCGCCACGGCGTCCACATCGACCTTTTCCGCACGTTCCAGAACCGCTCGATCCAGATCTACGCCTTTAGCCGGAAATACACGGAATTCACGCTCAACGCCATCTGCGAGGCGCTTTTGGAAGACACAAAGCTGGAGTTTGAAGGCGATATCAGCGACCTTCCCATGCAGACGCTTGCCGAATACTGCATGAAAGACGCCGACCTGACGTTCCGGCTCACCAGCTTTGGCGACAACCTGCTCATGAAGCTGCTGGTAGTCATTGCGAGAATAGGGCGCCTGTCAGTAGACGACATTGCCCGCTTTGGAGTCAACCAGTGGATCAGAGGCATATTGTACTACGAGCACAGGCAGCGCAATGAATTGATACCGCGGACAGACGAGCTGCATGAAAAGGGCACCGCGTCCACCGCGGCCGTCATCAAGGAGAAAAAGTACCGTGGCGGGGAGGTGGTAGAGCCGACTCCGGGCATCCACTTTAACGTAGTCGTCCTTGACTTTGCGTCGCTGTACCCGAGCATAATCAAGGTGCACAACCTCTCGTACGAGACGATAAACTGCGTGCACCCGCAATGCAGGGAAACGGGCAAGATAGAGGGCACAACCCACTGGGTGTGCCAGCAGCGAAAGGGGCTGTCGTCGCTTCTCATCGGGTCGCTTCGCGACCTGCGCGTCAACTATTACAAGTTCCTGTCAAAGGACAAGACGCTCCCCGCGCAGGAGCGCCAGCTCTACAACGTGGTAAGCCAGGCTATCAAGGTCATTTTGAACGCAAGCTATGGCGTCATGGGCGCCGAGATCTTTCCATTGTATTGCTTGCCTGTCGCCGACGCGACTGCCGCAATCGGCAGGAACACCATCAACGCAACCATCGACAAGTGCAAGGAGCTTGGCATCGAGGTCGTGTATGGCGACACGGACTCACTTTTCCTGAAAGAGCCTTCGCAGGAGTCAATAAACAAGGTAGTCACGTGGGCCAAGGACCAGCTTGGCGTCGACCTAGAAATAGACAAGCAGTACCGCTACGTCGTTTTCAGCGACCTGAAAAAGAACTACCTTGGCGTCTTGCCGGACGGCACGGTCGACGTCAAGGGCCTGACGGGCAAAAAGTCGCACACGCCTCCCTTTATACGCAACGCCTTTTATGAAATCCTCAGCATACTTGGCAGGGTCGGCTCCCAGAAGGACTTTGAAAGCGCAAAGGAGAGCATCAAGAACATCATCCAGCGCGACGCCAAGAACCTCGAATCGCACAAGATCCCGATGCCGGACCTGAGCTTCAACGTCATGATAAACAAGTCGCTTGCAAGCTATGGCAAGAAGGTCAACTCTGTCAAGACGATGGACGGCAAGGCCGCTCAGGTAGAGACCTACAAGGGCCTGCCGCAGCACATCAAGGCGGCAAAACTGCTTGCAGACAGGGGCAAGGAGATCAAGGCCGGCGACATTATCTCGTACGTCAAGACAAAGAACGGCGACGGGGTCAAGCCGGTCGAGCTTGCCAAGGCCGAAGAGATTGACACAGAGAAATACCTGGAGGCTATGGAATCGACGTTTGACCAGGTGCTTGGCGCGCTCAGCTTTGACTTCAAGTCGATGCTGGGCAAGCCCCGGCAGCAGAGCCTCGATGAGCTCTTTTGGAGCAAGCCTTCAATGTAA
- a CDS encoding bis(5'-nucleosyl)-tetraphosphatase, whose product MVDERSAGAVVVFMPSDSGKPEYLLLHYTAGHWDFPKGNIEAGETEKEAAAREIREETGIADVEFVEGFRQIISYRYRKARRLVDKEVVLFLVRTKTRDVKISHEHIGFAWKNYDDAIKQLTYRNARNLLEAAMQFMEKEKPPAA is encoded by the coding sequence GTGGTTGACGAGCGGTCCGCCGGCGCAGTGGTGGTTTTTATGCCGTCAGACAGCGGCAAGCCGGAATACCTTCTCCTGCATTATACCGCCGGCCACTGGGATTTCCCAAAGGGCAACATAGAGGCAGGCGAGACCGAAAAAGAGGCCGCGGCAAGAGAGATCCGCGAAGAGACGGGCATCGCCGACGTCGAGTTTGTTGAGGGCTTTCGCCAGATAATATCGTACAGGTACAGAAAGGCCCGGAGGCTTGTCGACAAGGAAGTCGTACTCTTTTTGGTCCGGACAAAGACCAGAGACGTAAAGATATCGCACGAGCACATCGGCTTTGCGTGGAAAAATTACGACGACGCGATAAAGCAGCTTACCTACAGGAACGCAAGGAACCTGCTTGAAGCCGCGATGCAGTTCATGGAGAAGGAGAAGCCGCCAGCAGCCTGA